In Rattus norvegicus strain BN/NHsdMcwi chromosome 1, GRCr8, whole genome shotgun sequence, a genomic segment contains:
- the LOC120093081 gene encoding sperm motility kinase 2B-like, translated as MSFRSKRESERLRSQGSSCTESFCSQYLVLNTIGHGFHAAVKLAVHRLTGTPVAVKMLLKRQQWCQQVTSEVEIMMRINHPNIVSLIQVIDTEKITYLIMELAKGNQLYSRIKEAGHLQEDEARGIFRQLLSAVGYCHEEGIIHRDLKPDNILVDTKGRIKIVDFGSATQVRPGQKLRTHYGTYAFSAPELFLGKFYEGPKVDVWALGVILYYMTVGKLPFEAVGLPLLRRQVVLGTYAEPLGLSEELQDLLSLLMKVNSQQRPTIPDLLTHPWLKIDSEGFPQPCKELIPLRPDPAILRAMQDIGFEAQEVKDSLDQKKFNQSMACYYFLEKQALQECDIPTRPHPCMTPFPTLDYPATSVRGLRRRGSEPRWLGSSSDSQGSDLGQTASHGLVKRASWPGSLLCRPHQITPTVELTHRISISDPCFYSVQSKGKKTINTKSTEDKSSASAEVKPVASRPWPKRFRGWVKNIRNGLMNLCCCIPSRKKPPLGHNRVVPQK; from the coding sequence ATGAGCTTCCGGAGCAAACGGGAGTCAGAAAGGCTCCGATCTCAGGGCAGCTCTTGCACAGAGAGTTTCTGCTCTCAATATTTGGTTTTGAATACCATCGGCCATGGTTTCCACGCGGCCGTGAAGTTGGCCGTGCACCGCCTCACAGGTACCCCCGTGGCTGTCAAAATGCTCCTCAAGAGACAACAGTGGTGCCAGCAGGTCACATCTGAGGTAGAAATCATGATGAGGATCAACCACCCAAATATTGTATCTCTCATACAAGTCATTGACACTGAAAAGATAACATACCTCATCATGGAGTTGGCCAAGGGGAACCAGCTTTATTCTCGCATCAAAGAGGCTGGCCATCTGCAGGAGGATGAAGCACGGGGCATATTCAGACAATTATTAAGTGCTGTGGGATACTGCCATGAAGAAGGCATTATACACCGGGACCTTAAACCCGATAACATACTAGTCGATACCAAGGGAAGAATTAAAATCGTTGATTTTGGCTCTGCCACTCAAGTGCGGCCTGGGCAAAAGTTGAGAACGCACTATGGGACTTAtgcattttctgctcctgagctgTTCCTCGGGAAATTTTATGAGGGCCCCAAGGTCGACGTGTGGGCCCTAGGAGTAATTCTTTATTATATGACAGTTGGAAAACTCCCATTTGAGGCTGTCGGGCTACCACTACTCCGAAGGCAGGTTGTGTTAGGGACTTATGCTGAACCACTTGGCCTGTCAGAAGAGCTACAAGACCTGCTGAGTCTTTTAATGAAAGTGAATTCCCAGCAGAGGCCCACAATTCCTGACCTTTTGACTCATCCCTGGCTTAAGATAGACTCAGAGGGGTTCCCACAACCTTGTAAGGAACTcatccccctcaggccagacccagcCATTCTTAGAGCAATGCAGGACATTGGATTTGAAGCCCAAGAGGTTAAAGACTCCCTCgatcagaagaaattcaaccaAAGTATGGCTTGTTACTACTTTTTGGAAAAGCAGGCTCTTCAAGAGTGTGACATCCCAACCCGGCCTCATCCATGCATGACCCCATTCCCGACCCTTGATTACCCTGCTACTTCAGTGCGAGGGCTCAGAAGGCGAGGAAGCGAGCCCAGATGGCTCGGGTCATCCTCTGATAGTCAAGGTTCTGACCTCGGCCAGACAGCTAGTCATGGATTAGTCAAGAGGGCCAGTTGGCCTGGCAGTCTTCTCTGCAGGCCACATCAGATAACACCCACAGTGGAGCTAACCCACAGAATTTCTATTAGTGACCCCTGCTTTTATTCAgtgcagagcaaaggcaagaAGACCATCAACACTAAAAGCACAGAAGACAAATCCAGTGCCTCAGCAGAGGTTAAGCCTGTCGCAAGCAGGCCCTGGCCCAAAAGATTTAGGGGGTGGGTCAAGAACATCCGAAATGGCCTGATGAACCTGTGTTGCTGCATTCCGTCCAGAAAAAAACCTCCCCTGGGGCACAACAGAGTTGTTCCCCAGAAATGA